The following are from one region of the Paenibacillus bovis genome:
- a CDS encoding M16 family metallopeptidase, whose protein sequence is MERVQLNNGLRIVMEKMPTFRSVTFGIWIKTGSRNESLVTNGISHFIEHMLFKGTKRYDAKRIAEIFDGIGGNVNAFTSKEYTCFYAKVLDEHLEIALDILSDMFFHSLLDPDELAKEKNVILEEISMYEDDPDDLVHDLVTMASYGKHPLAYPILGTEERLKPMGPEQLRLFMKDRYTIENTVISIAGNIDDSVVSLLEQYFGHFDVHGPEQIVTAPVFKGEVIFRKKKTEQNHICMNFPGGKIDDPRYYAMVLLNNALGGGMSSRLFQEIREKRGLAYSVYSYYTAHADSGLFTIYAGTAPKQTGDVFELTHALLHDLKQNGLTAEELEQGKQQLKGSLILSLESTSSIMNRLGKNEIMLRQHNTVDETIRYIEEVTMEDIRSVIDDMFAEPYALAMVGGSDKSIAHVRRDELVH, encoded by the coding sequence ATGGAACGGGTACAACTGAATAATGGTCTTCGAATAGTTATGGAAAAAATGCCTACTTTCCGTTCTGTCACATTCGGGATCTGGATCAAAACCGGATCACGCAATGAGAGTCTGGTGACAAACGGAATTTCGCATTTTATTGAACATATGTTGTTCAAAGGCACCAAGCGTTATGACGCCAAACGGATTGCCGAAATTTTCGATGGTATTGGCGGTAATGTAAATGCCTTTACCAGCAAGGAATATACTTGTTTTTATGCCAAGGTATTGGATGAGCATCTGGAGATTGCACTGGATATTTTATCCGATATGTTTTTCCATTCTCTGCTGGACCCCGATGAACTGGCCAAAGAAAAAAACGTTATTCTGGAGGAAATCTCCATGTATGAGGATGACCCGGATGATCTGGTACACGATCTGGTGACTATGGCTTCCTATGGCAAACATCCTCTGGCTTACCCGATTCTCGGTACAGAGGAACGTCTCAAGCCGATGGGTCCGGAACAACTTCGTCTGTTTATGAAAGATCGCTATACCATCGAGAATACAGTTATCAGTATTGCCGGCAATATCGACGACAGTGTCGTTTCGCTGCTGGAACAGTATTTTGGTCATTTCGATGTACATGGACCAGAACAGATTGTGACAGCTCCTGTATTTAAAGGAGAGGTTATTTTCCGGAAGAAAAAAACGGAGCAAAATCATATCTGTATGAACTTTCCGGGTGGTAAAATAGATGATCCAAGATATTACGCCATGGTGCTGCTCAATAATGCACTGGGTGGAGGAATGAGTTCCAGACTGTTCCAGGAAATTCGCGAAAAGCGCGGACTGGCTTACTCGGTATATTCCTATTATACAGCTCATGCAGATAGCGGACTGTTTACTATTTATGCGGGTACAGCACCGAAGCAGACCGGAGATGTATTTGAACTCACGCACGCGCTTCTGCACGATCTCAAGCAAAATGGTCTTACGGCTGAAGAACTGGAGCAGGGCAAACAGCAGCTCAAAGGCAGCCTGATTCTAAGTCTGGAAAGTACGAGCAGTATTATGAACCGTCTCGGCAAAAACGAAATTATGCTGCGTCAGCATAATACGGTAGATGAGACAATCCGCTATATCGAAGAAGTGACGATGGAAGATATCCGTTCAGTCATTGACGATATGTTCGCCGAACCTTATGCTCTGGCCATGGTTGGCGGATCGGATAAAAGCATTGCACATGTAAGGAGAGATGAACTTGTCCATTAA
- the dapG gene encoding aspartate kinase — protein sequence MATLMQKQNILVQKFGGTSLSTPEAREHVLRHIRRELARQVKLVVVVSAMGRSGDPYATDTLLESTVLNGSIPSARERDLLMGCGEIISAVTLSGMLSSEGIPAVALTGAQAGFITDDNFGNARILAVRPERVLRELEAGKVVIVTGFQGQSELGDMTTLGRGGSDTSATALGAALHADMVDIYTDVNGILTADPRIVEDAKPLTYVSYTEICNMAHQGAKVIHPRAVEIAMQAQVPVRVRSTFAEGEGTLVTQPEQFVDSPGGVVDRFVTGITYVNNVTQITVGQQEGIDQLQLKVFQAMAENKISVDFINVTPYGAVYTVFDNEAQRAEAVLEEMNLRPSILSGCAKVSVVGGGINGVPGIMARIVAALSEQNISILQSADSNTTIWVLVKKEDMVQAVRALHNQFQLHV from the coding sequence ATGGCAACTTTAATGCAAAAACAAAATATACTGGTACAAAAATTTGGCGGCACATCGCTCTCTACACCTGAGGCGAGAGAGCATGTGCTGCGGCATATCAGACGCGAGCTTGCCCGCCAGGTCAAGCTTGTCGTCGTGGTATCTGCTATGGGACGAAGTGGTGATCCCTATGCAACAGACACTCTGCTGGAGAGTACGGTGCTGAACGGCAGTATTCCGTCAGCCAGAGAACGCGATCTGCTGATGGGCTGCGGGGAAATCATATCTGCGGTTACCCTGAGCGGAATGCTGTCCAGCGAAGGTATACCTGCTGTCGCTCTTACAGGAGCCCAGGCAGGCTTTATTACAGATGATAATTTTGGCAATGCCCGTATTCTGGCTGTACGTCCGGAACGAGTGCTGCGTGAACTGGAAGCCGGTAAAGTGGTTATTGTAACCGGTTTTCAGGGACAGAGTGAACTGGGCGATATGACTACCCTCGGACGCGGCGGCAGTGATACTTCTGCGACAGCGCTTGGTGCAGCCCTGCATGCCGATATGGTAGATATTTATACAGACGTAAACGGTATTTTGACCGCTGATCCGCGTATTGTAGAAGATGCCAAGCCGCTTACCTATGTAAGTTATACGGAGATCTGCAATATGGCTCATCAAGGAGCCAAAGTCATTCACCCGCGTGCTGTGGAAATCGCGATGCAGGCACAGGTGCCTGTACGTGTACGTTCTACCTTTGCAGAAGGAGAAGGTACGCTGGTTACCCAGCCGGAACAGTTTGTTGATTCACCGGGTGGTGTAGTGGATCGTTTCGTAACCGGAATCACCTATGTAAATAATGTGACGCAGATTACTGTAGGCCAGCAGGAGGGTATTGATCAACTGCAGCTCAAAGTATTTCAGGCAATGGCCGAGAACAAAATCAGCGTAGACTTTATCAATGTGACCCCTTATGGGGCAGTATATACCGTATTTGACAATGAAGCACAGCGTGCGGAGGCTGTACTGGAAGAGATGAATCTTCGTCCGTCTATTCTGTCCGGCTGTGCCAAAGTATCTGTTGTCGGAGGCGGGATTAACGGAGTACCCGGTATTATGGCCCGGATTGTAGCAGCATTAAGCGAACAAAACATATCGATCCTGCAATCAGCAGACTCCAATACCACCATCTGGGTTTTGGTGAAAAAGGAAGATATGGTGCAGGCAGTAAGAGCCCTGCATAATCAGTTCCAGCTGCATGTCTGA
- a CDS encoding ribonuclease J, translated as MSKKTNNEKLTIFALGGVGEIGKNMYVVQYGNDIVVIDSGLKFPEEDMLGIDIVIPDISYLTENRDKVRGILLTHGHEDHIGGLPYVLKHLNVPVYGTKLTIGLVENKLKEANLLGETKRILINEDSEVKLGSTLTATFFRTNHSIPDSVGICLATPEGNVVHTGDFKFDHTPVNDEFANLQRMAEIGSKGVLALLSDSTNADRPGYTPSEKNVGIVMEDIFRKASQRVVVATFASNVHRIQQVINAAAATGRKVTVIGRSMVNVVGIAEDLGYLEIPDGMLIEPEEVNKMAADRVVILSTGSQGEPMSALTRMARSTHRKVDILPGDTVIIAATPVPGNEKYIGRTIDELFRLGANVFYSGANPGVHVSGHGSQEELKLMLNLMKPKFFLPIHGEYRMQRRHALLGESVGVDPNNIFIVDIGDVVEIHGGSARKAGKVTSGNVLIDGLGVGDVGNIVLRDRKLLSQDGILVVVVTLSKQNGQIVSGPDIISRGFVYVRESEGLLDEANRIVTSTLQRLMSENVNEWASLKTSVKDALGRFLYEQTRRRPMILPIIMEV; from the coding sequence TTGTCCAAAAAAACAAACAACGAAAAACTGACGATCTTTGCGCTGGGCGGCGTCGGTGAAATTGGTAAAAACATGTATGTCGTCCAGTATGGAAATGATATTGTTGTCATAGACTCCGGACTCAAATTCCCTGAAGAAGATATGCTGGGTATTGATATCGTTATTCCGGATATCTCGTATCTGACAGAGAACCGTGACAAAGTTCGCGGAATCCTTTTAACACACGGTCACGAAGATCATATTGGCGGACTGCCATATGTACTGAAACATCTGAACGTACCTGTATACGGTACCAAATTGACAATCGGTCTGGTAGAAAACAAGCTGAAAGAAGCTAACCTTCTTGGCGAAACCAAACGGATTCTGATTAACGAAGATTCGGAAGTGAAGCTGGGCAGCACCCTGACCGCGACGTTCTTCCGTACCAATCACAGTATCCCGGATTCGGTAGGTATCTGCCTGGCTACCCCGGAAGGGAACGTTGTACACACAGGTGACTTCAAATTTGACCATACTCCGGTTAATGATGAGTTCGCTAATCTGCAGCGTATGGCTGAAATCGGAAGCAAAGGCGTTCTGGCTCTTCTGTCAGACAGTACCAATGCTGACAGACCAGGATATACTCCTTCCGAGAAAAACGTAGGTATTGTCATGGAAGATATCTTCCGCAAAGCTTCACAGCGTGTCGTTGTAGCAACATTTGCATCCAACGTACACCGGATTCAGCAGGTTATCAATGCAGCAGCAGCTACAGGCCGTAAAGTTACCGTTATCGGACGCAGTATGGTTAACGTGGTAGGCATCGCCGAAGATCTGGGTTATCTGGAGATTCCGGACGGAATGCTGATTGAGCCAGAAGAAGTAAATAAAATGGCAGCGGACCGTGTAGTTATCCTGTCCACTGGCAGTCAGGGCGAGCCGATGTCAGCGCTGACACGTATGGCCCGCTCCACACATCGCAAAGTAGATATCCTGCCTGGAGACACCGTTATTATCGCGGCTACACCAGTACCGGGTAATGAAAAATATATCGGCCGTACGATCGATGAACTGTTCCGTCTGGGAGCCAATGTATTCTACAGTGGCGCTAACCCGGGTGTTCACGTATCCGGTCACGGTTCCCAGGAAGAGCTCAAATTGATGCTTAACCTGATGAAACCAAAATTCTTCCTGCCGATCCACGGTGAATACCGTATGCAGCGCAGACATGCTCTGCTCGGAGAATCCGTTGGCGTAGATCCTAACAACATCTTTATCGTAGATATTGGTGATGTAGTGGAAATCCACGGCGGCTCTGCACGCAAAGCCGGTAAAGTCACTTCCGGTAACGTACTGATCGATGGTCTGGGCGTAGGTGATGTAGGTAACATCGTACTGCGTGACCGTAAACTGCTGTCCCAGGATGGTATCCTGGTCGTTGTAGTTACACTGAGCAAGCAGAACGGCCAGATCGTATCCGGTCCGGATATCATCTCCCGCGGATTTGTATATGTACGTGAATCCGAAGGATTGCTGGATGAAGCCAACCGCATCGTAACCAGCACCTTACAGCGTCTGATGAGTGAGAATGTAAATGAGTGGGCTTCCCTGAAAACTAGCGTTAAAGACGCACTGGGCCGCTTCCTGTATGAGCAAACGCGCCGTAGACCTATGATTCTGCCAATCATCATGGAAGTTTAA
- a CDS encoding aspartate-semialdehyde dehydrogenase — translation MSNQFFNVAVVGATGAVGQQIVRLLEERDFPVKTLKLLSSARSAGKKVTFKGQEVTVEEATPDSFAGVDIALFSAGGDISKALAPHAVRHGAVCIDNTNAYRMDPDTPLIVPEVNADRIADHKGIIANPNCSTIQMVAALKPLYDRYGIERIIASTYQAVSGAGSQAIEELKRQSKSVLDNETVEPDILPVGSLPVKHQIAFNAIPQIDKFQDNGYTLEEMKMVRETKKIMEDESIKVTTTCVRIPVVYGHSESVYVELKQDFDLDEVKQLLQNAPGVTLVDDPSSQAYPLATDAAGKNDVFVGRLRRDLGDSRGLNMWIVSDNLLKGAAWNAVQIAEIIAAKTAAVSS, via the coding sequence ATGTCTAATCAATTCTTTAATGTGGCTGTCGTTGGTGCGACAGGAGCAGTAGGACAACAAATCGTAAGATTGCTTGAAGAGCGGGATTTCCCGGTGAAGACACTGAAGCTGTTGTCTTCCGCACGTTCTGCCGGTAAAAAGGTTACTTTTAAAGGCCAGGAAGTGACAGTGGAAGAAGCTACCCCTGACAGCTTTGCAGGTGTGGATATCGCCCTGTTCAGTGCAGGCGGAGACATCAGCAAGGCACTGGCTCCGCATGCTGTACGTCATGGTGCAGTATGTATCGATAATACCAATGCCTATCGCATGGACCCGGATACGCCTCTGATCGTACCGGAAGTCAATGCGGATCGTATCGCCGACCACAAGGGAATTATCGCCAATCCGAACTGTTCTACTATTCAAATGGTAGCTGCACTGAAGCCGCTTTATGATCGCTATGGCATTGAACGCATTATCGCGTCGACTTACCAGGCCGTATCTGGAGCAGGTAGCCAGGCTATTGAAGAATTGAAGCGTCAAAGCAAATCCGTACTGGATAATGAGACAGTAGAGCCGGATATTCTGCCGGTTGGCTCATTGCCGGTTAAACACCAGATTGCTTTTAACGCTATCCCGCAAATTGATAAATTTCAGGACAACGGCTATACATTGGAAGAAATGAAGATGGTACGTGAAACCAAAAAAATCATGGAAGACGAATCGATCAAAGTAACAACCACCTGTGTGCGTATTCCTGTGGTATATGGTCATTCCGAATCCGTTTACGTAGAGCTTAAACAAGACTTTGATCTGGACGAAGTGAAGCAGCTGCTCCAGAATGCGCCAGGCGTTACTTTAGTGGACGATCCATCCAGTCAGGCTTATCCGCTGGCTACCGATGCCGCGGGCAAAAACGATGTGTTTGTCGGTCGCCTGCGCCGCGATCTGGGAGATTCACGCGGTCTGAACATGTGGATTGTATCCGATAACCTTCTCAAAGGCGCAGCATGGAATGCTGTACAAATCGCCGAGATCATTGCAGCAAAAACAGCGGCAGTCAGCAGCTAA
- the dapA gene encoding 4-hydroxy-tetrahydrodipicolinate synthase: MVDFGRLMTAMITPFNDQDEIDWEATGRLIDYLIDEQKSESLIVCGTTGESPTLSEEEKLQMFDFAVKHAAGRCKIIAGTGSNNTKHSIQLTQQAAKLGVDGALLVVPYYNKPSQAGMYAHFKAIAEATELPIILYNVPGRSVVSLSAATTLKLAEIDNIVGTKECASIEQVTHIAGHAPEGFRVYSGDDATCFAAIAVGAYGVISVASHVAGDEMAGMIQAHLQGDYQHAARMNQKLLPLFQGLFACPDPLPNPAAVKYAMSRRGYGNGNVRLPLLAPSAAERAFIDALL; this comes from the coding sequence GTGGTAGACTTTGGAAGATTAATGACGGCAATGATCACTCCATTTAATGATCAGGATGAGATCGACTGGGAAGCAACAGGCCGTTTGATCGATTATTTGATTGATGAACAAAAGTCGGAATCGCTCATCGTATGTGGAACAACTGGTGAATCACCAACACTCAGCGAGGAAGAAAAGCTGCAAATGTTTGATTTTGCGGTCAAGCATGCAGCAGGTCGCTGCAAGATCATCGCGGGCACCGGTAGCAACAATACCAAACACTCGATTCAGTTGACACAGCAGGCAGCCAAGCTTGGTGTGGATGGTGCACTGCTTGTCGTACCTTATTACAACAAGCCGAGTCAGGCAGGGATGTATGCCCATTTCAAAGCAATCGCGGAAGCGACAGAATTGCCGATTATCCTTTATAATGTGCCAGGGCGAAGTGTAGTTAGTCTATCGGCAGCTACCACGCTGAAGCTGGCAGAAATCGATAATATTGTAGGAACCAAGGAATGTGCTTCGATTGAGCAGGTTACTCATATTGCCGGGCATGCTCCAGAAGGTTTCAGAGTATATTCCGGTGATGATGCGACATGCTTTGCTGCAATTGCGGTCGGTGCTTACGGTGTAATCAGCGTAGCCAGCCATGTGGCCGGTGACGAGATGGCTGGAATGATCCAGGCACATCTGCAGGGAGACTATCAACACGCTGCGCGCATGAATCAAAAGCTGCTGCCTCTTTTCCAGGGTCTGTTCGCTTGTCCGGATCCGCTGCCGAATCCTGCTGCGGTGAAATATGCGATGTCCCGCAGAGGATACGGGAATGGCAATGTACGTCTGCCTTTGCTGGCGCCGTCCGCTGCCGAACGTGCATTTATTGATGCATTGCTATAA
- the dut gene encoding dUTP diphosphatase, with amino-acid sequence MNLSIKVEIKTLPGSEGLELPRRMSELASGYDLYASVTEPMTLEPGSRALVPTGIALAMPAGLEAQIRPRSGLAFKHGITCLNTPGTIDADYRGEIKVLLINLGQDPFVINRGERIAQMVFQTVPDTDLIQVEELSETVRGAGGFGHTGTK; translated from the coding sequence ATGAACTTGTCCATTAAAGTAGAAATCAAAACCCTTCCTGGAAGCGAAGGGCTGGAACTTCCACGGAGAATGTCGGAACTTGCTTCCGGTTATGATCTGTATGCCTCGGTTACAGAACCGATGACTCTGGAACCGGGTAGCCGTGCTCTGGTACCTACCGGAATCGCACTGGCAATGCCGGCAGGACTGGAAGCGCAGATTCGCCCGCGCAGCGGACTGGCGTTCAAACATGGCATTACCTGCCTGAATACACCCGGCACGATCGATGCGGACTATCGCGGAGAGATCAAGGTGCTGCTGATCAATCTGGGGCAGGATCCATTTGTGATCAATCGTGGAGAGCGAATTGCCCAGATGGTATTCCAGACGGTGCCTGATACGGATCTGATCCAGGTAGAAGAATTGTCGGAGACAGTGCGCGGAGCAGGCGGTTTCGGACATACAGGAACGAAGTAG
- the pnp gene encoding polyribonucleotide nucleotidyltransferase: MEQRVEMQLGGRTLILETGRLAKQANAAVMVRYGDTAVLCTVTASSEPKDLDFFPLTVNYEEKLYAVGKIPGGFIKREGRPSEKAILASRLTDRPIRPLFPEGFRNDVQVANYVMSVEQDCEPQIAAMIGTSAALSISDVPFDGPIGGVAVGRVDGEFVVNPTLAQQEVSEMYLVVAGTKDAIMMVEAEANELPEDIMLEAIMFGHSEIQNIIATIEELVKVAGKPKMAVKLHTVDSNVNTAVREYASARLVDALKIAEKQARQEAIDVVNDEAVAHFEELYAETPDLMDDVKEVLHDIVKEEVRRLITHDKVRPDGRRLEEIRPIECDVKMLPRTHGSGLFTRGQTQVLSICTLGALGDVQILDGITPEESKRFMHHYNFPPFSVGEARPLRPPGRREIGHGALGERALSKVIPSEKEFPYTIRVVSEVLESNGSTSQASICASTLAMMDAGVPIKAPVAGIAMGLIKDQDHVSILSDIQGMEDHLGDMDFKVAGTAEGVTAIQMDIKINGIDRAILSEALSQAREGRLHILGKMNEIMDKPRTSLSAYAPKIVIININPDKIRDVIGPGGKIINKIIDETGVKIDIEQDGRVFIGSSDEEMIQKAQTMIENLVREVKVGETYLGKVKRIEKFGAFVEILPGKDGLVHISQLSTERVAKVEDVIAIGDMITVKVTEIDNQGRVNLSRKVLLTAETSEKANS, translated from the coding sequence CTCGGAGGCAGAACTCTGATACTGGAAACCGGCCGTTTGGCTAAACAGGCTAACGCAGCCGTAATGGTACGCTATGGTGACACAGCGGTACTTTGTACAGTAACAGCCTCCTCTGAACCCAAAGATCTGGACTTTTTCCCGTTAACAGTCAACTACGAGGAAAAATTGTACGCTGTAGGTAAAATTCCAGGCGGATTTATCAAGCGTGAAGGCAGACCGAGCGAGAAAGCTATTCTGGCAAGCCGTCTGACGGACCGTCCGATTCGTCCATTGTTCCCGGAAGGCTTCCGTAATGATGTACAGGTAGCCAACTACGTAATGAGCGTAGAGCAGGATTGCGAGCCTCAGATCGCTGCAATGATCGGTACTTCCGCAGCACTCAGCATTTCGGATGTTCCGTTTGACGGACCGATTGGTGGCGTAGCTGTAGGTCGTGTAGATGGCGAATTCGTCGTTAACCCTACACTGGCGCAGCAGGAAGTTAGCGAAATGTATCTGGTCGTAGCCGGTACCAAAGACGCAATCATGATGGTAGAAGCGGAAGCGAACGAGCTGCCGGAAGATATCATGCTGGAAGCGATCATGTTTGGTCACAGTGAAATCCAGAATATCATTGCTACAATCGAAGAACTGGTGAAAGTTGCCGGTAAACCGAAAATGGCTGTAAAACTCCACACTGTAGACAGCAATGTCAATACAGCTGTTCGTGAATATGCATCTGCACGTCTGGTTGATGCGCTGAAAATTGCCGAAAAACAGGCACGTCAGGAAGCAATTGATGTAGTGAACGACGAAGCGGTAGCTCATTTTGAAGAGCTGTATGCCGAGACTCCGGATCTGATGGATGATGTGAAGGAAGTTCTTCATGATATCGTCAAGGAAGAAGTACGTCGTCTGATCACTCATGACAAAGTGCGTCCTGATGGACGTCGTCTGGAAGAGATCCGTCCGATCGAATGTGATGTAAAAATGCTGCCTAGAACACACGGTTCTGGTCTGTTTACACGTGGACAAACACAGGTACTGAGCATTTGTACGCTCGGCGCTCTGGGTGATGTACAGATTCTGGATGGTATTACACCGGAAGAATCCAAACGCTTTATGCATCATTACAATTTCCCGCCATTCAGCGTAGGGGAAGCACGTCCACTGCGTCCGCCAGGCCGCCGCGAAATCGGTCACGGTGCACTGGGTGAACGCGCATTGTCCAAAGTTATTCCTTCCGAAAAAGAATTCCCGTATACGATTCGTGTCGTATCCGAAGTTCTGGAATCCAACGGTTCCACTTCCCAGGCAAGTATCTGTGCCAGCACGCTGGCGATGATGGATGCGGGTGTACCGATTAAAGCTCCAGTAGCGGGTATTGCAATGGGTCTGATCAAAGATCAGGATCATGTATCTATTCTGAGCGATATTCAAGGTATGGAAGATCACCTCGGCGATATGGACTTCAAAGTAGCCGGTACAGCTGAAGGCGTTACTGCTATTCAGATGGATATCAAAATCAACGGTATCGACCGTGCGATTTTGTCCGAAGCATTGTCCCAGGCACGTGAAGGACGACTGCATATCCTCGGCAAAATGAACGAAATCATGGACAAGCCAAGAACAAGCCTGTCTGCATATGCTCCGAAAATCGTTATTATCAATATCAATCCGGATAAAATCCGTGACGTTATTGGACCCGGTGGTAAAATTATCAACAAAATCATCGATGAAACTGGCGTAAAAATTGATATCGAGCAGGATGGTCGCGTCTTTATCGGTTCGTCCGACGAAGAAATGATCCAGAAAGCACAAACGATGATCGAAAATCTGGTTCGTGAAGTGAAAGTAGGCGAGACGTACCTGGGTAAAGTAAAACGGATCGAGAAGTTTGGCGCATTCGTCGAAATCCTGCCGGGTAAAGATGGTCTGGTACACATTTCACAGCTCTCTACAGAGCGTGTAGCCAAAGTGGAAGACGTTATTGCTATTGGAGATATGATTACCGTTAAAGTTACGGAAATCGATAACCAGGGCCGTGTGAATCTGTCCCGCAAAGTATTGCTGACAGCAGAAACATCCGAAAAAGCGAATTCCTGA